One genomic segment of Candidatus Sulfotelmatobacter sp. includes these proteins:
- a CDS encoding DUF488 domain-containing protein, whose product MKLFTIGFTKKPAREFFGKMRRPGLVRLIDVRLNNVSQLAGFSKREDLKFFCESILSIRYLHLPELAPTHEMLDAYKKKRGDWREYERDFLALMAERKVEENVARELIDGGCLLCSEPTPEHCHRRLVAEYLKDKWGGVEIEHIL is encoded by the coding sequence GTGAAGCTTTTTACGATTGGATTTACCAAGAAGCCGGCGCGGGAGTTCTTCGGCAAAATGCGGCGTCCGGGACTGGTGCGGCTGATCGACGTGCGGTTGAACAACGTTTCGCAGCTGGCCGGGTTTTCCAAGCGCGAGGATCTGAAATTTTTTTGCGAGTCGATCCTCTCCATCCGATATTTGCATTTGCCGGAACTCGCGCCGACTCACGAAATGCTGGACGCGTATAAGAAGAAGCGCGGCGATTGGCGGGAGTATGAGCGAGATTTTCTGGCATTGATGGCCGAGCGCAAAGTGGAAGAGAATGTAGCGCGCGAGTTGATCGACGGAGGCTGCCTGCTGTGCAGCGAACCCACGCCGGAGCACTGCCATCGCAGGCTAGTCGCCGAGTATCTGAAGGACAAGTGGGGCGGCGTGGAAATTGAGCATATCTTGTAG
- a CDS encoding glycoside hydrolase domain-containing protein, producing MTILGVPAQAQTQTYLGFDRNDYPGDANLKTLRQTFSYSGYWLNNPPGASSNSWEGHRAALESAEFGFLVLFNGRLYAQLKTVANATRLGRSDARAAVVAARREGFPAATIIFLDQEQGGRMLPEQKAYIFAWVDGVAAAGFRAGVYCSGIPAGDDGNVVTAEDIRQSAGKREIAYWAINDACPPAPGCAFPSSPPSPAQSGVDFAEVWQFAQSPRRKDVAGRCTNYNRDGNCYPPGITAGQGLHIDANSATSRDPSQGRSR from the coding sequence TTGACAATACTGGGGGTGCCGGCGCAGGCTCAAACTCAGACCTATCTCGGTTTCGATCGCAACGACTATCCGGGCGACGCCAACCTCAAGACTCTGCGGCAGACTTTTTCCTATAGCGGATATTGGCTGAACAATCCTCCGGGAGCTTCATCGAATTCGTGGGAGGGGCACCGGGCGGCCCTGGAGTCGGCGGAATTTGGATTTCTGGTGCTGTTCAACGGGCGGCTTTACGCGCAGTTGAAAACTGTGGCCAACGCCACTCGACTCGGGCGATCAGATGCTCGGGCTGCGGTGGTGGCGGCGCGGCGCGAAGGCTTTCCGGCGGCGACCATTATTTTTCTCGACCAGGAGCAGGGCGGGCGCATGCTGCCGGAGCAGAAGGCTTACATTTTTGCCTGGGTCGATGGCGTTGCGGCGGCGGGGTTTCGGGCTGGGGTTTATTGTTCGGGCATTCCCGCTGGAGATGATGGGAATGTCGTGACCGCGGAAGATATTCGGCAGAGCGCAGGAAAGCGCGAGATCGCGTATTGGGCGATTAATGATGCGTGTCCGCCGGCGCCGGGATGTGCCTTTCCGTCGAGTCCGCCGAGCCCGGCGCAGAGCGGAGTGGATTTCGCGGAAGTGTGGCAGTTTGCGCAGTCCCCGCGGCGCAAGGATGTGGCCGGGCGGTGCACGAATTACAACCGGGATGGGAACTGTTATCCGCCTGGAATTACCGCTGGGCAAGGATTGCACATCGATGCCAACTCGGCTACTTCCAGGGACCCTTCGCAGGGACGCAGTCGGTGA
- a CDS encoding SGNH/GDSL hydrolase family protein has product MRQIGVVSKLTSLILFEAQVFLGGAKVRSKESCAVSQFTAILLFTVSAFAQQPAPSIPSTGYPGLDEYRASRIAIYTDDFGQLGRYREDNAKLAPPVHGENRVIFIGDSITDYWKLAEYFPGKPYINRGIDGQTTPEMLVRFRQDVIDLHPKVLVVLAGTNDLAGVTGPARNEDIEANYASMAELAQAHGIRMVFASVLPVHNYTADAKESFALRPRERILALNAWLKNYCARNDLVHLDYFSALVDSKGMLKHELADDGLHPNDAGYKIMAPLAEKAIAKALAGRR; this is encoded by the coding sequence GTGAGACAGATCGGGGTCGTGTCGAAGCTCACCTCGCTGATATTATTTGAAGCGCAAGTTTTTCTGGGGGGGGCCAAAGTGCGCTCGAAGGAGTCCTGCGCAGTCTCGCAATTCACAGCAATCTTGTTGTTTACTGTGTCCGCATTCGCGCAGCAGCCTGCTCCCTCGATTCCCTCAACCGGGTACCCTGGACTGGATGAGTACCGAGCGTCCCGCATTGCTATCTATACCGACGACTTCGGGCAACTGGGGCGCTATCGCGAAGACAACGCTAAGCTGGCGCCGCCTGTGCATGGCGAGAATCGGGTCATCTTTATTGGCGACTCCATCACCGATTACTGGAAGCTGGCGGAATATTTTCCGGGCAAACCGTACATCAACCGAGGGATCGACGGGCAGACTACGCCCGAGATGCTGGTGCGCTTCCGCCAGGATGTGATCGATCTGCATCCTAAAGTGTTGGTCGTGCTGGCTGGGACCAATGACCTCGCGGGAGTCACCGGGCCCGCGCGCAACGAGGACATCGAGGCTAACTATGCGTCAATGGCTGAGTTGGCGCAGGCGCACGGCATTCGGATGGTGTTCGCGTCCGTGCTCCCGGTACACAACTACACAGCGGACGCAAAGGAATCGTTTGCGCTGCGTCCGCGCGAAAGAATTTTGGCGCTGAACGCGTGGCTCAAAAATTACTGCGCCAGAAATGATCTGGTGCACCTCGACTATTTCTCCGCGTTGGTGGATAGTAAGGGAATGCTCAAGCACGAGTTGGCCGATGACGGGCTGCATCCCAATGACGCGGGGTACAAGATCATGGCGCCGCTGGCGGAGAAGGCGATCGCGAAGGCGCTCGCGGGCAGACGCTGA
- a CDS encoding CPBP family intramembrane glutamic endopeptidase codes for MPGAAHALPHFWLIAEMIALFVGLPLIFRFRLIPIPPIPALWVLAAYCLYRLWGDKGFDRRMLWNPGVLPASAAQIFAIFAGAALLVGAAVYFLAPGLLFNFVRRAPVFWALVMVLYPVLSVYPQGIVYRAFFFERYRGLFADPAILIMLSAIAFSFVHIIFRNPIAVGLTFVGGLLFAWRYAQTGSLFTSSFEHALYGCWMFTIGLGEYFYKGAR; via the coding sequence ATGCCCGGAGCGGCGCACGCTTTACCGCATTTCTGGCTGATCGCGGAAATGATCGCGCTGTTTGTGGGCCTGCCGCTGATTTTTCGTTTTCGGCTGATTCCGATTCCGCCGATTCCCGCGCTGTGGGTGCTGGCGGCGTACTGCCTGTACCGGTTGTGGGGCGATAAGGGATTCGATCGCCGGATGCTGTGGAACCCAGGAGTGCTGCCGGCGTCGGCCGCGCAAATCTTCGCCATATTTGCCGGAGCTGCGTTGCTGGTCGGCGCAGCGGTATATTTTCTGGCCCCGGGATTACTGTTCAATTTCGTGCGGCGCGCGCCCGTGTTCTGGGCGCTGGTGATGGTTCTATATCCCGTGCTCTCGGTCTACCCGCAGGGAATTGTCTACCGGGCATTTTTCTTTGAGCGCTATCGCGGGCTGTTTGCCGATCCGGCGATTCTGATTATGCTGAGTGCGATCGCGTTCTCATTCGTGCATATTATTTTTCGCAATCCCATTGCGGTGGGCCTCACTTTTGTTGGCGGACTCTTGTTTGCGTGGCGGTATGCGCAGACGGGATCACTGTTCACTTCGTCATTCGAGCACGCGCTCTATGGATGCTGGATGTTCACCATCGGCTTGGGCGAATACTTTTATAAGGGGGCGCGTTAG
- the moaA gene encoding GTP 3',8-cyclase MoaA — protein MLLRDKFGRAITDLRISITDRCNYKCVYCRTGNEGALYGDLPFEDYLRMARVLVGMGIRKVRLTGGEPLLRRGVVEFVRELARLGFQGLKPDSDNGSNGTAQAVPFPSVHTPKAPVAPNLPLDAESLDIALTTNGHMLAEMAQPLKDAGLTRVTVSMDAVDPDRFARITRVANGYDHVLAGIRAARRAGLWPLKVNCVLMRGFNEDQIIPFGMFAREEGVTVRFIEFMPLEEGRTWSPSTVVTLDEILARMAEYRPLVEIPHAHSETARRYRFEDGIGEIGIIAPVSHPFCGHCSRIRITSDGKIRTCLFSVWDHDLHAQMRRGASDEELEEFICGVVAQKEERHHIGEPGFVPASRTMVHIGG, from the coding sequence TTGCTTCTTCGCGACAAATTCGGGCGCGCGATTACCGACCTTCGGATTTCCATTACCGATCGGTGTAACTACAAGTGTGTGTACTGCCGCACGGGGAATGAAGGCGCGCTGTATGGCGACCTGCCGTTTGAGGATTATTTGCGGATGGCGCGGGTGCTGGTGGGGATGGGGATCCGCAAGGTTAGGTTGACCGGCGGAGAGCCGTTGTTGCGCAGGGGCGTGGTCGAGTTTGTGCGCGAGTTGGCGCGGTTGGGGTTCCAGGGGCTAAAGCCCGATTCCGATAACGGCTCTAACGGCACGGCTCAAGCCGTGCCCTTCCCGTCCGTGCATACGCCGAAAGCACCAGTTGCACCCAACCTCCCTCTCGATGCTGAGTCGCTCGATATTGCGCTGACCACCAATGGGCACATGCTGGCGGAGATGGCGCAGCCGTTGAAGGATGCGGGGCTGACGCGAGTCACGGTGTCGATGGATGCGGTCGATCCCGATCGTTTTGCGCGCATCACGCGGGTGGCGAATGGATACGATCACGTCCTGGCGGGGATTCGGGCGGCGCGCCGGGCGGGGCTGTGGCCCCTTAAGGTGAATTGCGTGCTGATGCGCGGATTCAATGAAGACCAGATCATCCCATTCGGGATGTTCGCGCGCGAAGAGGGCGTCACGGTCCGGTTCATCGAGTTCATGCCGCTGGAAGAGGGTCGCACATGGTCGCCTTCGACAGTGGTAACGCTCGACGAAATTCTGGCGCGCATGGCCGAGTATCGGCCGCTAGTGGAGATTCCGCATGCGCATTCGGAGACGGCGCGGCGCTATCGCTTTGAAGACGGTATCGGCGAGATTGGAATCATCGCCCCGGTGTCACATCCGTTCTGCGGACATTGCAGCCGCATCCGCATCACCAGCGATGGCAAGATTCGCACCTGCCTGTTTTCGGTATGGGACCACGATCTCCACGCGCAGATGCGCCGCGGGGCATCGGACGAAGAGTTGGAGGAATTTATCTGCGGAGTGGTGGCGCAAAAAGAAGAGCGGCACCATATTGGCGAGCCGGGTTTTGTGCCGGCCTCGCGGACGATGGTGCACATTGGGGGATAG
- a CDS encoding SGNH/GDSL hydrolase family protein gives MHLRPVCIFTQFLAVITFVVVSFAQQSGAPAPAAPATSPAPLSIPSTGFGGLDQYRLRRIAVFTDDFGQLERYRAANAALTAPKRGEDRVVFFGDSITDIWHLGEYFPGKPYVNRGIGGQTTPQMLVRFRQDVIHLDPKVVVILAGTNDIAGNTGPMRIEDIEADYASLAELARVNNIKVIYSSVLPVHNYTEESKDFFAQRSVEKILLLNNWLRAYCVIPANGCVYLDYFSAMVDDKGLMKKDLADDGLHPNAAGFKIMAPLAEAAIERELK, from the coding sequence ATGCACCTAAGACCAGTCTGCATCTTCACGCAATTTTTGGCTGTCATAACTTTTGTTGTTGTTTCTTTTGCGCAGCAGTCTGGCGCACCGGCGCCCGCCGCGCCGGCGACTTCCCCAGCTCCGCTTTCGATTCCAAGCACCGGCTTTGGCGGGCTCGACCAGTACCGTTTGAGGCGGATCGCTGTTTTCACCGACGACTTCGGCCAACTGGAACGCTACCGAGCTGCTAACGCCGCGCTCACGGCGCCGAAGCGTGGCGAGGATCGCGTCGTGTTTTTTGGCGATTCGATCACCGATATATGGCATCTCGGCGAATATTTTCCCGGCAAGCCGTACGTCAATCGCGGCATTGGCGGGCAGACCACACCGCAGATGCTGGTGCGCTTTCGGCAGGATGTGATTCATCTGGACCCGAAGGTTGTAGTTATTCTGGCTGGGACCAACGACATTGCCGGGAACACCGGCCCGATGCGGATCGAAGACATTGAAGCGGACTACGCTTCGCTCGCGGAACTGGCGCGGGTGAACAATATCAAAGTGATTTATTCGTCGGTGCTGCCGGTGCACAACTATACGGAGGAGTCGAAGGATTTTTTTGCGCAACGCTCGGTGGAGAAAATTCTTCTGCTGAATAACTGGCTGCGGGCTTACTGCGTGATTCCCGCAAATGGCTGCGTTTACCTGGACTATTTCAGCGCCATGGTTGACGACAAAGGATTGATGAAGAAGGATCTCGCCGATGACGGACTGCATCCCAACGCGGCGGGGTTCAAGATTATGGCGCCGCTGGCTGAGGCGGCGATTGAGAGGGAACTGAAATAA